Proteins from a genomic interval of Flammeovirgaceae bacterium SG7u.111:
- a CDS encoding NUDIX hydrolase, with translation MKKVEINKSQLLLNDFFKIEEAFLKFEKYNGEMSNEVRRLNLDRGDSVTAILWHKDRQKMIFTEQFRYPTHQNGDGWMLELLAGGVAKGENPEEALIREIEEEVGYKVNIVKYLCNFYASPGGTSERVFLYYAEVDDSMLVGEGGGLDHEDEDIKVIEYSLEECWELFMSGKVNDAKTIIGLLMFKRELAN, from the coding sequence ATGAAAAAAGTAGAGATCAACAAAAGCCAGCTATTACTCAATGATTTTTTTAAGATTGAAGAAGCTTTTCTCAAATTTGAAAAATACAATGGGGAAATGAGCAATGAAGTAAGAAGGCTCAACCTCGATAGGGGCGACTCGGTCACTGCTATACTTTGGCACAAAGACAGGCAAAAAATGATCTTTACCGAACAGTTCCGTTACCCTACCCACCAAAATGGCGATGGATGGATGCTCGAACTCCTTGCCGGAGGAGTTGCCAAAGGAGAAAACCCTGAAGAAGCTCTTATTAGAGAAATAGAAGAAGAAGTAGGCTATAAAGTAAATATCGTCAAATACCTCTGTAATTTTTACGCTTCCCCAGGCGGCACCTCGGAGCGGGTGTTTTTATACTACGCTGAAGTAGACGATAGCATGCTGGTTGGAGAAGGCGGTGGGCTTGACCACGAGGATGAGGACATCAAAGTAATAGAATATTCCTTAGAAGAATGCTGGGAGCTCTTCATGTCTGGAAAGGTGAATGACGCCAAAACTATAATCGGATTATTAATGTTCAAAAGAGAACTAGCCAACTAA
- a CDS encoding aldose epimerase family protein → MKDMHIEKNPFGFLPNGLQADKYVLKNKNGMEVTITNLGATLIGIKVPDKKGDFDDVLLGYDDLDGYLANDTFMGVVCGRYANRIANGKFTLDGKKYSLAINNGPNHLHGGEKGFDKALWKGSIIGKADLVGVEMRLFSKDMEEGYPGNVEARVIYSLNNDNELTIDYMAVSDKSTVINLTNHAYFNLKGEGKGDILDHELKLNASRFTPTDNTSIPTGELRDVADTPMDFMEFKAIGKQINEEDEQLAFGSGYDHNFVIDGPLRMLNKVAEVKEPTSGRTMELYATQPGVQFYTGNFVENVKGKGKSIYQKRSGFCLETQHFPDSPNQPKFPSTVLKKSDTYAQKAVFKFMAG, encoded by the coding sequence ATGAAAGATATGCATATCGAAAAAAATCCTTTTGGATTTCTACCAAATGGGCTTCAGGCAGACAAATATGTGCTGAAGAATAAAAATGGGATGGAAGTAACCATCACGAATTTGGGGGCTACGCTCATTGGTATTAAAGTACCAGATAAAAAAGGAGATTTTGACGATGTTTTGTTAGGTTACGATGATCTTGATGGGTATTTGGCAAACGATACGTTTATGGGAGTGGTCTGCGGAAGGTACGCTAACCGCATAGCCAATGGAAAATTCACTCTCGATGGAAAAAAATATTCTCTGGCAATTAACAACGGTCCCAACCATTTGCATGGAGGAGAAAAAGGGTTTGACAAAGCTCTTTGGAAAGGGTCAATTATTGGCAAGGCGGACTTGGTAGGTGTAGAAATGCGCTTGTTTTCCAAAGATATGGAAGAAGGCTACCCCGGCAATGTGGAAGCACGGGTGATCTATTCCCTCAACAATGATAATGAGCTTACCATCGACTATATGGCCGTTAGCGATAAATCTACGGTGATCAACCTTACCAACCATGCCTATTTCAACTTAAAGGGCGAGGGTAAAGGCGATATTTTAGACCATGAGCTGAAACTAAACGCCAGCCGCTTCACCCCTACCGATAACACCAGTATCCCTACTGGAGAACTGCGAGATGTGGCTGACACCCCTATGGATTTTATGGAGTTCAAAGCCATTGGCAAGCAAATAAACGAAGAAGATGAGCAACTAGCTTTTGGAAGCGGCTATGACCACAACTTTGTGATAGATGGGCCTCTTCGCATGCTCAATAAGGTTGCGGAGGTGAAGGAACCGACTTCGGGCAGGACAATGGAACTGTATGCCACCCAACCCGGCGTACAATTTTATACTGGGAATTTTGTGGAAAATGTGAAAGGAAAGGGGAAAAGTATCTACCAAAAAAGATCAGGATTTTGCCTTGAAACCCAGCACTTCCCCGACTCGCCCAACCAACCTAAGTTTCCTTCAACGGTTTTGAAAAAAAGCGATACTTACGCCCAAAAGGCAGTTTTCAAGTTCATGGCAGGATAA
- a CDS encoding MetS family NSS transporter small subunit, with protein sequence MTLSSIISMLLIIGFIVGGFIYFLSVAFREEKDE encoded by the coding sequence ATGACACTGTCAAGTATAATCAGTATGCTACTAATAATAGGTTTTATTGTTGGCGGATTCATATACTTCCTATCTGTTGCCTTTAGGGAAGAAAAAGATGAATAA
- the rpsR gene encoding 30S ribosomal protein S18 translates to MTLMNESVSRTEVQKKYCRFRKHNIKYIDYKDPDFLAKFLNEQGKILPRRLTGTSWKYQKRVSRAIKRARQLALLPYVTDGFK, encoded by the coding sequence ATGACATTAATGAACGAATCTGTTAGCAGGACTGAAGTACAAAAGAAATATTGTAGGTTCAGAAAGCACAATATCAAGTATATTGATTACAAAGATCCTGATTTCTTAGCCAAATTCCTCAACGAGCAAGGTAAGATCTTGCCAAGAAGGTTGACCGGTACTAGCTGGAAATACCAGAAACGCGTTTCTAGAGCAATAAAAAGAGCAAGACAACTTGCTTTGTTGCCTTACGTAACTGACGGTTTCAAATAA
- the rpsF gene encoding 30S ribosomal protein S6 has product MSLKHYETVFIITPVLSEQQIKETVQKFQETLKELGADIYNEESWGIKKLAYPIDKKTTGYYQLFEFKADPSVIKQYEIELKRDEKVMRFITVSLDKYGVDFNEKRRQGKFNKKKKETESDKKEEVKS; this is encoded by the coding sequence ATGAGTTTGAAACATTATGAAACGGTTTTCATTATAACTCCCGTTTTATCTGAGCAACAGATAAAGGAAACCGTACAGAAATTCCAAGAAACTCTGAAAGAGCTTGGTGCTGACATTTACAATGAAGAGAGCTGGGGCATTAAAAAGCTGGCTTATCCTATCGACAAAAAGACGACTGGGTACTACCAACTTTTTGAGTTTAAGGCAGATCCTTCGGTTATCAAACAGTATGAGATCGAGTTGAAAAGGGACGAGAAAGTGATGCGTTTTATCACTGTGTCGCTTGACAAGTATGGCGTTGACTTCAATGAAAAGAGAAGACAAGGCAAATTCAACAAAAAGAAAAAAGAAACAGAATCAGATAAAAAAGAGGAGGTGAAATCATGA
- a CDS encoding zinc metallopeptidase, with translation MIWVIIIGFMILSFVVSRRLKSKFRKYAQIPLRSGMSGAEIAHKMLRDNRIFDVQVVSTPGDLTDHYNPATKTVNLSEGVYHGRNAAAAAVAAHECGHAVQHATAYSFLKLRSALVPIQNASSKILNFIFIVSFGSALFFGSSFLPWDTTLLIIIGAYSAITLFTLITLPVEFDASRRALAWIDRERVVTREEHAMSKDALKWAAMTYVIAALSSITMLFYYVLQYMGMDD, from the coding sequence ATGATTTGGGTAATCATTATTGGATTCATGATTTTGAGCTTTGTAGTAAGCAGAAGGCTCAAATCGAAATTTAGGAAATATGCTCAGATACCTTTGCGGTCTGGAATGAGCGGTGCGGAAATAGCACATAAAATGCTACGGGATAATCGTATTTTCGATGTGCAGGTGGTTTCCACCCCAGGTGATCTTACCGACCACTACAACCCAGCCACCAAAACGGTGAACCTGAGCGAAGGGGTGTACCACGGAAGGAATGCTGCGGCAGCGGCGGTTGCTGCCCATGAATGTGGTCATGCGGTGCAACATGCTACGGCGTATAGCTTCTTGAAATTGAGAAGTGCCTTGGTGCCAATCCAAAATGCAAGTTCTAAAATTTTGAACTTTATTTTTATCGTGAGTTTTGGTAGTGCATTGTTCTTTGGGTCAAGCTTTTTGCCTTGGGATACCACCTTGCTGATTATTATTGGTGCGTACTCAGCCATCACGTTGTTCACGCTCATCACCTTGCCCGTGGAGTTTGATGCCAGCAGAAGGGCCTTGGCATGGATAGACAGGGAAAGGGTAGTGACCAGAGAAGAGCATGCCATGTCGAAAGATGCACTTAAATGGGCAGCGATGACGTATGTAATTGCCGCGCTTAGTTCCATTACTATGCTATTCTACTATGTGCTTCAGTACATGGGAATGGATGACTAA
- the rplI gene encoding 50S ribosomal protein L9 has protein sequence MEVILKEDLQGLGYKNDIVNVKPGYGRNYLIPQGYAILASASNKKVLAENIRQAAHKADKIKADAEEKAQSIGDITLTIQAKAGESGKIFGAVTNTQIADVLTEKGFDIDRRKIIIKDDVKMLGEYTATLDLHKEVKHEIKFVVVAN, from the coding sequence ATGGAAGTCATTCTTAAAGAAGATCTACAAGGTCTTGGCTATAAAAACGACATAGTGAACGTGAAGCCAGGATATGGGAGGAACTACTTAATCCCCCAAGGGTATGCTATTTTGGCATCTGCTTCTAACAAAAAGGTGCTTGCTGAAAATATCAGACAAGCAGCTCACAAAGCAGATAAAATCAAAGCTGATGCTGAGGAAAAAGCACAGTCTATAGGTGATATTACACTTACTATCCAAGCGAAAGCTGGTGAGTCAGGTAAAATATTCGGAGCGGTGACTAACACCCAAATTGCCGATGTTTTGACTGAAAAAGGCTTTGATATCGACAGAAGAAAAATCATCATTAAAGATGATGTAAAAATGTTGGGCGAGTACACTGCAACTCTTGACCTTCACAAAGAAGTGAAGCATGAGATCAAATTTGTGGTGGTTGCCAACTAA
- the eat gene encoding ethanolamine permease, which produces MTEQKGVSSPKLKKTLGPLMLWGLGVGYVISGMYFGWNLGLEKGGTLGLAIATFFIIIMYLTFTFSYTELACAIPKAGGAFDYADRGLGKNMGFIAGITQIVEFVFAPPAIALAIGAYFHLSFPQFDTIAIAIVAYLIFTGLNIYGVKAAASFELIITILAVGELLLFAGVTLPEFEFKNLQQNALPNGIEGAFAAIPFAIWFFLAIEGVANVAEETVNPQRNILIGFGSAILTLVVLCLLTFSSSVGVAGWEAVVFPEGSDVASDSPLPLALGKVVGEGSFMYELLVTVGLFGLIASFHGIILAAGRATFEFGRVGYAPKRLGKVHKKFRTPANALLINMLVGIIALLTGKTGEIITIACFGALGLYIISMLAFFALRKKEPDMPRPFRVPAYPLFPALALGIAIIALIAMTFYNLVLAAIFFGFVAVSFFAFKLFWKETEV; this is translated from the coding sequence ATGACAGAACAAAAAGGTGTTTCTTCTCCAAAATTAAAAAAGACATTAGGTCCCCTTATGCTTTGGGGGCTAGGCGTAGGGTACGTAATCTCGGGCATGTATTTCGGTTGGAATTTGGGGCTGGAAAAAGGCGGAACACTTGGGCTAGCCATCGCCACATTTTTCATCATCATCATGTACCTGACCTTTACGTTTAGCTACACGGAGCTTGCCTGCGCCATTCCCAAGGCTGGAGGGGCGTTCGATTATGCCGACCGAGGGCTAGGCAAAAATATGGGCTTTATTGCCGGCATTACCCAGATAGTAGAATTTGTATTTGCCCCGCCGGCCATTGCACTGGCCATTGGAGCATATTTCCACCTTTCGTTTCCCCAGTTCGATACCATTGCCATCGCCATTGTAGCTTATTTGATTTTTACAGGCTTGAATATCTACGGGGTAAAAGCTGCCGCTTCTTTCGAGCTTATCATTACTATTTTAGCGGTAGGTGAATTGCTTCTCTTTGCCGGAGTGACTTTGCCTGAGTTTGAGTTTAAGAATTTACAACAGAATGCTCTTCCTAATGGAATAGAAGGTGCTTTTGCCGCTATTCCATTTGCTATCTGGTTTTTCTTGGCTATAGAAGGTGTGGCTAATGTAGCCGAAGAAACTGTCAATCCGCAGCGAAATATACTGATCGGCTTTGGTTCAGCCATTTTGACCCTGGTAGTTTTGTGCTTGCTCACATTTAGTTCTTCAGTAGGGGTTGCAGGTTGGGAAGCGGTTGTTTTTCCCGAAGGGAGTGATGTTGCCTCCGACTCTCCTTTACCCTTGGCTTTGGGGAAAGTAGTGGGCGAAGGTTCTTTTATGTATGAACTACTTGTCACAGTTGGGTTGTTTGGTTTGATCGCTTCTTTTCATGGAATAATCTTAGCGGCAGGAAGGGCTACTTTTGAGTTTGGAAGAGTGGGTTATGCTCCCAAGAGGTTGGGAAAAGTGCATAAAAAATTTAGGACACCTGCAAATGCTTTGCTTATCAATATGTTGGTCGGGATAATAGCTTTGCTCACAGGGAAAACTGGGGAAATCATAACTATTGCCTGCTTTGGGGCACTTGGCTTATATATCATTTCCATGCTAGCATTTTTTGCTTTACGGAAAAAAGAGCCCGATATGCCTCGCCCGTTCCGAGTTCCCGCTTATCCATTATTCCCAGCACTTGCCTTGGGTATTGCCATCATCGCCCTTATAGCCATGACTTTTTACAACCTAGTGCTTGCCGCAATTTTCTTTGGCTTTGTAGCCGTTTCATTTTTTGCCTTTAAGCTTTTTTGGAAAGAAACAGAAGTATAG
- a CDS encoding L,D-transpeptidase family protein encodes MMNNKFTNKLIQLRSSFLKLVVNDPESIIRNFKPNVQTMIFKNYKLSSLLAIIALFSFSNLQAQLLEDGRYTSTQKYIEVSMTFAEENLQNIKNPREKQLAWEVQAFYKSRNSEPAWINTDGTLKAMAYQMPAYVSDMMHPSYFNFQKLFNLFEKYNAIVASGAVPSSRMLGKMDLFLTQTYLAVGMVNLNGYVLPEELTGIEWYLPSRTANVVNNLTKAVIEGDVKTQLDNLLPKDDAYPKLVAHLDRYKEIKKNGGWPMVSSEILDVEMGDTSAVVSTLRKRLGITEDLATIFLTGEVYDENLVEAVTFYQKRNGLATDGKVGKNTLDNLNISVEERIRQLELNIERYKWLPDHKGRKYIWVNIPEYMLRMYEDGQLVKENVVVTGAKRHQTPCFQSKLTNIVFNPYWNVPISIAKNEIGPKVSQDAQYLLDKNYEVVNGWGTNKALDSTENIDWNDKSSYNKIRFRQKPGPGNALGIVKFNMPNKWSIYLHDTPSKSKFKMAHRAYSHGCVRVSDPTSLAVSVLENDPRWSENDVQKAIATGKTQRIQIVEEIDVYLVYMTAWVDDNGQLQLREDVYGRDKKLDAKLQNI; translated from the coding sequence ATGATGAACAACAAATTCACAAATAAACTAATACAACTACGATCTAGCTTTTTAAAACTGGTGGTAAATGATCCTGAATCCATCATTCGCAATTTCAAACCGAACGTCCAAACCATGATATTTAAAAACTACAAACTCTCCTCACTACTAGCTATTATAGCTCTGTTTTCATTTTCAAACCTGCAAGCTCAATTGCTTGAAGATGGGCGCTACACAAGCACTCAGAAATATATCGAGGTCAGCATGACCTTTGCCGAAGAAAACCTCCAAAACATTAAAAACCCTCGTGAAAAACAACTAGCATGGGAAGTTCAGGCTTTTTACAAGTCAAGAAACTCAGAACCAGCATGGATAAATACTGATGGAACCCTAAAAGCCATGGCTTATCAAATGCCTGCTTATGTATCTGACATGATGCACCCATCTTATTTTAACTTTCAAAAGCTATTCAACTTATTCGAAAAATATAATGCGATTGTAGCATCGGGAGCAGTACCTAGTTCGAGGATGTTGGGCAAAATGGATTTATTTCTTACTCAAACCTATCTGGCTGTGGGCATGGTTAACCTCAATGGATATGTGTTGCCAGAAGAATTAACAGGTATTGAATGGTATTTACCAAGCCGTACTGCAAATGTTGTTAATAACCTCACTAAAGCAGTAATTGAAGGCGATGTAAAAACTCAACTTGATAATCTATTACCTAAAGATGATGCCTACCCTAAGTTGGTAGCACATTTGGATAGGTACAAAGAAATAAAGAAAAATGGAGGCTGGCCGATGGTTTCATCTGAAATTTTGGATGTAGAAATGGGCGATACAAGTGCCGTAGTATCTACCTTGCGCAAAAGGTTGGGAATTACTGAAGATTTAGCTACAATATTTCTTACAGGAGAAGTATACGATGAAAACCTAGTAGAAGCGGTTACATTTTACCAAAAGAGAAATGGGCTTGCAACCGATGGAAAAGTTGGCAAAAACACATTAGACAACTTGAATATTAGCGTTGAGGAACGCATCAGGCAACTTGAATTGAATATTGAACGCTATAAGTGGCTTCCAGACCATAAAGGCAGAAAATATATTTGGGTGAATATTCCTGAGTATATGTTGAGAATGTATGAAGACGGTCAGTTGGTAAAAGAAAATGTAGTAGTGACAGGGGCAAAAAGACATCAAACCCCTTGTTTCCAAAGCAAGTTAACTAACATCGTTTTTAACCCTTATTGGAATGTGCCCATCTCTATTGCTAAAAATGAAATAGGTCCCAAAGTAAGCCAAGATGCCCAATATTTATTAGATAAAAATTACGAAGTGGTGAACGGCTGGGGCACTAATAAAGCGCTGGATAGCACTGAAAATATAGACTGGAATGATAAAAGTTCATATAATAAAATAAGGTTTCGCCAAAAGCCTGGCCCTGGCAATGCATTAGGAATCGTGAAATTCAACATGCCAAATAAATGGAGTATTTATCTTCACGATACTCCTTCTAAAAGCAAGTTTAAAATGGCTCATAGGGCGTATAGCCACGGTTGCGTGAGAGTAAGCGACCCAACTAGCCTAGCCGTTTCTGTATTGGAAAATGATCCGAGATGGTCAGAAAATGATGTACAAAAAGCAATAGCTACGGGAAAGACACAAAGAATACAAATAGTAGAAGAAATTGATGTTTACTTGGTCTATATGACGGCATGGGTTGATGATAATGGTCAACTTCAATTGCGTGAGGATGTATATGGAAGAGACAAAAAACTAGATGCCAAGTTGCAAAATATTTAA
- a CDS encoding family 78 glycoside hydrolase catalytic domain: protein MKKIYLVFAFTYFLLFTNSFAQENNPKMSYMWSAPWINHPTASEVDYGVFHFRKTFELSEKPEDFVVYVSGDNRYRLFVNGEPVGMGPARGDLSNWRYETYDITSKLKLGKNVLAALVVNFGDKAQVAQISAGTGFLLQAKHKEHAVVNTGKSWKTIQNVGHTAIAHQSQTGYYACGPTDRVNGGFYPWGWEKPGFDDSKWMQAKEAGPATGRGYIFGNSRFLVPRTIPQLEEKVERFAKIARSAGIKSDEGFLKGEGTLIIPTRSRVTLLLDMGVETVGYPELLVSKGKDSEIKVTYAEALYDENQQKGNRNEVKGRKIIGYHDAFLPDGGEDRMFRPLWLRTFRYVQLDIETTSEALHIKDYKHIFTAYPFEQNAQFESGDNTLGDIWKVGWRTARLCATESYTDCPYYEQLNYIGDTRIQALVSLYVSGDDRLMRDAIRHFDNSRQPNGLTLSRYPSEIKQLIPPYSLFWIAMLHDYHRYRNDPAFVEEHLHGIAGVLEWFERHLNEENLLGALPWWQFTDWSKEFESGVPKGAATGNSANLSLQYVYTLQLAADLYKAYGKEADAEHWLSVASKIKTAVLEKCYDSKRGLIAETPEKMQFSQHSNIMAVLTNTIPEGKQQALMEKVLSEEDLIQTTLYFKFYLFRAMKKAGLADGYVRQLGKWRLMLSQGLTTFGETGEPHLQRSDCHAWSASPNFDFLNTICGIAPASAGFKTVEIAPSLGSLENVKGKMPHPLGDILVEFEKGNGDSISGQITLPQGLTGTFKWKGKTMSLKSGKQQVKL from the coding sequence ATGAAGAAAATCTACCTAGTTTTTGCCTTCACTTATTTTTTGCTTTTTACTAACAGTTTCGCTCAAGAAAATAACCCCAAAATGTCGTATATGTGGAGTGCGCCTTGGATCAACCACCCAACCGCATCTGAAGTAGATTATGGCGTTTTTCATTTTAGAAAAACATTTGAGCTGAGCGAGAAGCCCGAAGATTTTGTAGTGTACGTGTCGGGCGACAACCGTTATCGTCTGTTTGTGAACGGCGAGCCTGTGGGCATGGGTCCTGCTAGGGGCGATTTATCCAATTGGCGGTACGAAACGTATGATATTACTTCGAAGTTAAAACTGGGGAAAAATGTGTTGGCAGCCTTGGTGGTAAACTTTGGAGATAAGGCACAAGTAGCTCAAATATCTGCGGGGACGGGTTTTTTGTTGCAAGCCAAGCACAAAGAGCATGCGGTGGTAAATACAGGAAAAAGTTGGAAAACGATCCAGAATGTGGGACATACAGCAATTGCCCACCAGTCCCAAACAGGCTATTATGCCTGTGGACCTACCGACAGGGTGAACGGGGGGTTTTACCCTTGGGGCTGGGAAAAACCTGGGTTTGATGACAGCAAATGGATGCAAGCTAAAGAGGCGGGACCTGCAACGGGAAGAGGCTATATATTTGGAAATTCACGCTTTTTAGTGCCCCGAACCATTCCCCAACTAGAAGAAAAAGTGGAGCGGTTTGCCAAGATAGCCCGTAGTGCGGGCATAAAATCGGACGAGGGGTTTTTGAAGGGCGAGGGAACACTCATTATCCCCACCCGAAGTAGGGTAACGCTCTTGCTCGATATGGGCGTGGAAACCGTAGGCTATCCAGAGTTGCTGGTGAGCAAGGGAAAAGATAGCGAGATAAAAGTTACCTATGCAGAAGCCCTTTACGATGAGAACCAGCAGAAGGGAAACAGAAATGAAGTTAAAGGAAGAAAAATAATAGGTTACCACGATGCTTTTCTTCCCGATGGTGGCGAAGATAGAATGTTTCGTCCACTATGGTTGAGAACCTTCCGCTATGTACAGCTCGATATTGAAACTACTAGCGAAGCACTTCATATCAAAGATTACAAACACATTTTTACTGCCTATCCTTTTGAACAAAATGCCCAGTTTGAGAGCGGTGATAATACGTTGGGCGATATTTGGAAAGTGGGCTGGCGCACGGCTAGGCTTTGCGCTACAGAAAGCTACACCGATTGCCCCTATTACGAGCAGCTCAACTACATAGGCGATACCCGTATCCAAGCCTTGGTTTCCCTCTATGTGTCTGGGGACGATAGGCTTATGCGAGATGCTATCCGCCATTTTGATAATTCCCGCCAGCCCAACGGGCTTACACTTTCCCGCTATCCCTCGGAGATTAAACAGCTCATACCTCCCTACTCCCTCTTTTGGATAGCGATGCTGCACGACTACCATCGATATCGTAACGATCCTGCTTTTGTAGAAGAACATTTGCATGGAATAGCAGGTGTGTTGGAATGGTTCGAAAGGCATCTAAACGAAGAAAACTTGCTAGGGGCATTGCCTTGGTGGCAATTTACCGATTGGTCTAAAGAGTTTGAAAGTGGCGTGCCCAAAGGGGCTGCTACAGGCAATTCTGCCAACCTTTCTTTGCAATATGTGTACACGCTTCAGCTTGCTGCCGATCTCTATAAAGCTTATGGAAAAGAGGCTGACGCTGAACATTGGCTTTCAGTAGCATCAAAGATAAAAACAGCTGTGTTGGAAAAATGCTATGATAGCAAGAGAGGTTTGATTGCCGAAACTCCTGAAAAGATGCAATTTAGCCAACATAGCAATATCATGGCAGTGCTCACCAATACTATTCCCGAAGGAAAACAACAGGCTTTGATGGAAAAAGTGCTTTCGGAAGAAGACCTGATCCAAACTACTTTGTATTTCAAGTTTTACCTCTTTAGGGCGATGAAAAAAGCAGGCTTGGCAGATGGCTATGTTCGCCAACTTGGCAAGTGGCGCTTGATGCTTTCCCAAGGGCTGACCACGTTTGGGGAAACAGGTGAGCCACATTTGCAACGCTCCGATTGCCATGCATGGAGCGCCAGTCCCAACTTCGATTTTCTCAACACTATCTGCGGAATAGCTCCTGCTTCGGCAGGCTTCAAAACGGTGGAAATAGCCCCGAGCTTAGGAAGTTTGGAAAATGTGAAAGGAAAAATGCCCCACCCACTCGGCGATATTTTGGTGGAGTTTGAGAAGGGGAACGGGGACAGTATTTCTGGGCAAATTACCTTGCCACAAGGGCTTACAGGAACTTTCAAATGGAAGGGTAAAACGATGAGCTTGAAAAGCGGAAAGCAGCAGGTGAAGCTATAA